The following are from one region of the Streptomyces changanensis genome:
- the dnaJ gene encoding molecular chaperone DnaJ has product MATDYYAVLGVRRDASQDEIKKAFRRLARELHPDVNPDPKTQERFKEINAAYEVLSDPQKKQVYDLGGDPLAGGAGGAGGFGAGGFGNFSDIMDAFFGTASQRGPRSRTRRGQDAMIRLEIELDEAAFGTTKDIQVDTAVVCTTCSGEGAAPGTSAQTCDMCRGRGEVSQVTRSFLGQVMTSRPCPQCQGFGTVVPTPCPECAGDGRVRSRRTLTVKIPAGVDNGTRIQLAGEGEVGPGGGPAGDLYVEIHELPHPVFQRRGDDLHCTVTIPMTAGALGTKVPLETLDGVEEVDIRPGTQSGQSIPLHGRGVTHLRGGGRGDLIVHVEVQTPSKLDAEQERLLRELAELRGEERPTGQFAPGQQGLFSRLKDAFNGR; this is encoded by the coding sequence GTGGCCACGGACTACTACGCCGTACTCGGCGTGCGCCGCGACGCGTCCCAGGACGAGATCAAGAAGGCGTTCCGGAGGCTCGCGCGCGAGCTGCATCCGGACGTGAACCCCGATCCGAAGACGCAGGAGCGGTTCAAGGAGATCAACGCCGCCTACGAGGTGCTGTCGGACCCGCAGAAGAAGCAGGTCTACGACCTCGGCGGCGACCCCCTGGCGGGCGGCGCCGGTGGCGCGGGCGGCTTCGGGGCGGGCGGCTTCGGGAACTTCTCCGACATCATGGACGCCTTCTTCGGCACGGCGTCCCAGCGCGGCCCCCGGTCACGGACCCGGCGCGGCCAGGACGCGATGATCCGGCTGGAGATCGAGCTCGACGAGGCGGCCTTCGGCACGACGAAGGACATCCAGGTCGACACGGCCGTCGTGTGCACCACCTGCTCCGGCGAGGGCGCCGCGCCCGGCACCTCGGCGCAGACGTGCGACATGTGCCGCGGCCGCGGTGAGGTGTCGCAGGTGACGCGGTCCTTCCTGGGCCAGGTCATGACGTCCCGCCCCTGCCCCCAGTGCCAGGGCTTCGGCACGGTCGTGCCGACGCCGTGCCCCGAGTGCGCGGGCGACGGCCGGGTGCGGTCCCGCCGCACGCTCACGGTCAAGATCCCGGCCGGTGTCGACAACGGCACGCGCATCCAGCTGGCCGGCGAGGGCGAGGTCGGCCCCGGCGGCGGCCCGGCGGGCGACCTGTACGTCGAGATCCACGAACTGCCGCACCCGGTGTTCCAGCGGCGCGGTGACGACCTGCACTGCACGGTCACCATCCCGATGACGGCGGGCGCGCTCGGCACGAAGGTGCCGCTGGAGACGCTCGACGGGGTCGAGGAGGTCGACATCCGGCCGGGTACGCAGTCCGGCCAGTCGATCCCGCTGCACGGCCGGGGCGTCACGCACCTGCGGGGCGGCGGCCGCGGCGACCTGATCGTCCACGTCGAGGTGCAGACGCCGAGCAAGCTCGACGCCGAGCAGGAGCGCCTGCTGCGGGAGCTGGCGGAGCTGCGCGGGGAGGAGCGGCCCACCGGCCAGTTCGCCCCCGGCCAGCAGGGCCTGTTCTCCCGGCTGAAGGACGCGTTCAACGGGCGCTAG
- the hrcA gene encoding heat-inducible transcriptional repressor HrcA: MLSERRLEVLRAIVQDYVGTEEPVGSKALTERHNLGVSPATVRNDMAVLEDEGFIAQPHTSAGRIPTDKGYRLFVDKLAGVKPLSSPERRAIQNFLEGAVDLDDVVGRTVRLLAQLTRQVAVVQYPSLTRSTVRHVELLSLAPARLMLVLITDTGRVEQRMVDCPAPIGETSVADLRARLNSRVVGRRFADVPQLVQDLPESFEAEDRGTVSTVLSTLLETLVEETEERLVIGGTANLTRFGHDFPLTIRPVLEALEEQVVLLKLLGEATDPAMTVRIGHENAHEGLNSTSVVAVGYGSGGEAVAKLGVVGPTRMDYPGTMGAVRAVARYVGQILAES; the protein is encoded by the coding sequence GTGCTCAGTGAACGCAGACTCGAGGTACTGCGCGCCATCGTCCAGGACTACGTCGGTACGGAGGAGCCCGTCGGCTCCAAGGCGCTCACCGAACGGCACAACCTCGGCGTGTCACCGGCCACCGTGCGCAACGACATGGCGGTGCTGGAGGACGAGGGCTTCATCGCCCAGCCCCACACCAGCGCCGGCCGCATCCCCACGGACAAGGGCTACCGCCTCTTCGTCGACAAGCTCGCCGGCGTCAAGCCGCTGTCGTCACCGGAGCGCCGGGCCATCCAGAACTTCCTGGAGGGCGCGGTCGACCTCGACGACGTCGTGGGCCGGACGGTACGGCTGCTCGCGCAGCTGACCCGCCAGGTCGCGGTCGTGCAGTACCCGTCGCTGACCCGGTCCACCGTGCGGCACGTCGAGCTGCTGTCGCTGGCCCCGGCCCGGCTGATGCTCGTCCTGATCACGGACACCGGACGGGTCGAGCAGCGCATGGTCGACTGCCCCGCCCCGATCGGCGAGACGTCCGTCGCCGACCTGCGCGCCCGGCTCAACAGCCGGGTCGTCGGACGGCGCTTCGCGGACGTGCCGCAGCTGGTGCAGGATCTGCCGGAGTCCTTCGAGGCGGAGGACCGCGGCACGGTCTCCACGGTGCTCTCCACGCTGCTGGAGACGCTGGTGGAGGAGACCGAGGAGCGCCTGGTGATCGGCGGGACCGCCAATCTCACGCGCTTCGGGCACGACTTCCCGCTGACGATCCGGCCGGTGCTGGAGGCGCTGGAGGAGCAGGTCGTGCTCCTCAAGCTGCTCGGCGAGGCGACGGACCCGGCCATGACCGTGCGCATCGGGCACGAGAACGCCCACGAGGGGCTGAACTCCACGTCCGTCGTCGCGGTCGGTTACGGTTCGGGCGGCGAGGCGGTCGCCAAACTCGGCGTGGTCGGACCGACCCGCATGGACTACCCCGGAACGATGGGAGCGGTACGCGCAGTGGCACGTTACGTCGGACAGATCCTGGCGGAGTCGTAA
- a CDS encoding MBL fold metallo-hydrolase: MDVAWEEFGWERLAPGVGRRRLPGWDATVGLVVGGAAVLLFDAGSTLREGAALRGEVQGLLGGRRVTHIALSHPHFDHVLGAAAFAGAQVFGAMGLDEVLVRERDALRADAVREGVSEREAGEAVDVLVRPHHLVCAEWTLDLGDRRVLLANAGPGHTGQDLALLVPGAEGDAPPGVVFCGDLVEESGEPQAGPDALPSRWPAALDRLLRLGGEDAAYVPGHGAVVDAAFVRAQRDELARRFAVS; the protein is encoded by the coding sequence ATGGACGTCGCTTGGGAAGAGTTCGGTTGGGAGCGCCTCGCCCCCGGCGTGGGCCGCAGGCGGCTCCCGGGGTGGGACGCCACCGTGGGGCTCGTCGTCGGCGGGGCCGCGGTCCTGCTGTTCGACGCCGGGTCGACGCTGCGCGAGGGCGCCGCGCTCCGCGGTGAGGTGCAGGGGCTGCTGGGCGGCCGCCGCGTGACGCACATCGCACTCAGCCACCCGCACTTCGACCACGTGCTGGGCGCGGCGGCGTTCGCGGGCGCCCAGGTGTTCGGGGCGATGGGGCTCGACGAGGTGCTGGTCCGGGAGCGGGACGCGCTGCGGGCCGACGCCGTGCGGGAGGGCGTGTCCGAGCGGGAGGCGGGCGAGGCGGTGGACGTGCTGGTGCGTCCGCACCACCTGGTGTGCGCCGAGTGGACGCTCGACCTCGGGGACCGCCGGGTGCTGCTGGCGAACGCCGGCCCCGGCCACACCGGCCAGGACCTGGCGCTGCTGGTGCCGGGCGCGGAGGGGGACGCTCCGCCCGGGGTCGTCTTCTGCGGGGACCTCGTCGAGGAGTCGGGCGAGCCGCAGGCGGGGCCGGACGCCCTGCCCTCCCGCTGGCCGGCGGCGCTGGACCGGCTGCTTCGGCTGGGCGGTGAGGACGCCGCGTACGTGCCGGGGCACGGGGCGGTGGTCGACGCCGCGTTCGTACGGGCCCAACGCGATGAGCTGGCCCGGCGGTTCGCGGTGTCGTAG
- a CDS encoding DUF3097 domain-containing protein, translating into MRRYDPDLTPSWKKPAPVPEVPAEPDLVVEEAGSGFCGAVVRCEAGTVTLEDRFGKHRVFPLVPRGFLLEGRVVTLVRPASGAPARPSRTASGSLAVPGARARVARAGRIYVEGRHDAELVERVWGDDLRIEGVVVEYLEGVDDLPAIVRDFRPGPDARLGVLVDHLVPGSKESRIAASVTDPHVLVVGHPYVDVWQAVKPSSLGIPAWPAVPRGEDWKTGVCRALGWPENTGAAWQRILGAVRSYRDLEPELLGAVERLIDHVTVGTHGG; encoded by the coding sequence ATGCGCCGTTACGACCCCGATCTGACCCCGTCCTGGAAGAAGCCGGCCCCCGTGCCGGAGGTGCCCGCCGAACCGGACCTGGTGGTCGAGGAGGCGGGCAGCGGCTTCTGCGGGGCGGTGGTCCGGTGCGAGGCGGGGACGGTGACCCTGGAGGACCGGTTCGGCAAGCACCGGGTCTTCCCGCTGGTGCCGCGCGGGTTCCTGCTGGAGGGCCGCGTGGTGACGCTGGTCCGGCCGGCCTCCGGCGCTCCGGCGCGGCCGTCGCGCACGGCGTCCGGTTCCCTGGCCGTGCCCGGGGCGCGGGCCCGCGTGGCGCGGGCGGGGCGGATCTACGTCGAGGGGCGCCACGACGCCGAGCTGGTGGAGCGGGTGTGGGGCGACGACCTGCGCATCGAGGGCGTGGTCGTCGAGTACCTGGAGGGCGTCGACGACCTGCCGGCGATCGTGCGCGACTTCCGCCCCGGCCCGGACGCCCGGCTCGGGGTGCTGGTGGACCACCTGGTGCCCGGGTCGAAGGAGTCGCGGATCGCCGCGTCCGTGACCGACCCGCACGTCCTGGTCGTGGGGCACCCGTACGTGGACGTGTGGCAGGCCGTGAAGCCGTCGTCGCTCGGCATCCCCGCCTGGCCGGCGGTGCCGCGCGGCGAGGACTGGAAGACGGGCGTGTGCCGGGCCCTGGGCTGGCCGGAGAACACCGGCGCGGCCTGGCAGCGAATCCTCGGCGCCGTGCGCTCCTACCGCGACCTGGAGCCGGAGCTGCTCGGGGCGGTGGAGCGGCTCATCGACCACGTGACGGTCGGCACGCACGGCGGGTGA
- the hemW gene encoding radical SAM family heme chaperone HemW, which translates to MDPMPSVLPDGEPMPEDGALPPSALHGAADRPLGFYLHVPYCATRCGYCDFNTYTATELRGSGGVLASRDNYAETLADEVRLARKVLGDDPRPVRTVFVGGGTPTLLAAGDLVRMLGAIRDEFGLADDAEITTEANPESVDPAYLATLREGGFNRISFGMQSARQHVLKVLDRTHTPGRPEACVAEARAAGFDHVNLDLIYGTPGESDDDWRASLEAAVGAGPDHVSAYALIVEEGTRLARRIRRGEVPMTDDDVHADRYLIADSVLADAGYAWYEVSNWATSEAGRCLHNELYWRGADWWGAGPGAHSHVGGVRWWNVKHPGAYAAALAEGRSPGAGRELLSDEDRRVERVLLELRLLDGCPLSLLRPAGLAAAERAVGDGLLEPAPYAEGRAVLTLRGRLLADAVVRDLVD; encoded by the coding sequence ATGGACCCCATGCCTTCCGTACTGCCCGATGGTGAGCCCATGCCCGAGGACGGGGCGCTGCCCCCGTCCGCCCTGCACGGGGCCGCGGACCGGCCGCTCGGGTTCTACCTGCACGTGCCGTACTGCGCCACCCGCTGCGGCTACTGCGACTTCAACACCTACACCGCCACCGAGCTGCGCGGCTCCGGCGGCGTGCTCGCCTCGCGTGACAACTACGCGGAGACCCTCGCCGACGAGGTACGGCTCGCCCGCAAGGTCCTCGGCGACGACCCCCGCCCGGTGCGGACGGTCTTCGTCGGCGGCGGTACGCCCACGCTGCTCGCCGCCGGGGACCTCGTGCGCATGCTCGGCGCGATCCGCGACGAGTTCGGGCTCGCCGACGACGCGGAGATCACCACGGAGGCCAACCCGGAGTCCGTCGACCCGGCCTACCTGGCGACCCTGCGCGAGGGCGGCTTCAACCGGATCTCCTTCGGCATGCAGAGCGCCCGGCAGCACGTCCTGAAGGTGCTCGACCGCACCCACACGCCCGGCCGCCCGGAGGCGTGCGTCGCCGAGGCCCGCGCCGCCGGCTTCGATCACGTCAACCTGGACCTCATCTACGGCACCCCCGGGGAGAGTGACGACGACTGGCGCGCCTCGCTCGAAGCGGCCGTCGGCGCGGGCCCGGACCACGTCTCGGCGTACGCGCTGATCGTCGAGGAGGGCACCCGGCTCGCCCGCCGGATCCGGCGCGGCGAGGTGCCGATGACGGACGACGACGTGCACGCCGACCGCTACCTGATCGCCGACTCGGTCCTCGCCGACGCCGGGTACGCGTGGTACGAGGTCTCCAACTGGGCGACCTCCGAGGCGGGCCGCTGCCTGCACAACGAGCTGTACTGGCGCGGCGCCGACTGGTGGGGGGCGGGCCCCGGCGCGCACAGCCACGTCGGCGGGGTCCGCTGGTGGAACGTGAAGCACCCCGGCGCCTACGCCGCCGCCCTCGCGGAGGGCCGTTCGCCCGGCGCGGGGCGGGAGCTGCTGTCCGACGAGGACCGGCGCGTCGAGCGCGTCCTGCTGGAGCTCCGCCTGCTGGACGGCTGCCCGCTGTCGCTGCTGCGGCCCGCCGGGCTGGCCGCAGCCGAGCGCGCGGTCGGCGACGGGCTGCTGGAGCCCGCGCCGTACGCGGAGGGCCGCGCCGTCCTCACCCTGCGCGGGCGGCTCCTCGCCGACGCGGTGGTACGGGACCTGGTCGACTGA
- the lepA gene encoding translation elongation factor 4 gives MPATPIHVPEPSRTDPALIRNFCIIAHIDHGKSTLADRMLQLTGVVEQRQMRAQYLDRMDIERERGITIKSQAVRLPWAPTEGEGQGRTHILNMIDTPGHVDFTYEVSRSLAACEGTVLLVDAAQGIEAQTLANLYLAMENDLTIVPVLNKIDLPAAQPEKFAEELANLVGCDPDDVLRVSAKTGLGVEALLDRVVREVPAPVGVADAPARAMIFDSVYDSYRGVVTYVRVIDGQLNKRERIRMMSTGATHELLEIGTNSPEMLPADGLGVGEVGYLITGVKDVRQSKVGDTITTLHKGATEALGGYKDPKPMVFSGLYPLDGSDYPELRDALDKLQLNDAALVYEPETSAALGFGFRVGFLGLLHLDVIRERLEREFGLDLIATAPNVVYRVLMEDGTEHTVTNPSEFPEGKISEVYEPVVRATILAPSEFIGSIMELCQTRRGTLLGMDYLSEDRVEIRYTLPLAEIVFDFFDQLKSKTRGYASLDYEPTGEQSSSLVKVDILLHGDKVDAFSAITHKDAAYAYGVRLVAKLRELIPRQAFEVPIQAAIGSRVIARETIRAIRKDVLAKCYGGDISRKRKLLEKQKEGKKRMKMVGSVEVPQEAFIAVLSSDESAGKGKK, from the coding sequence GTGCCCGCGACCCCCATCCACGTGCCCGAGCCGAGCCGTACCGACCCGGCACTGATCCGCAACTTCTGCATCATCGCGCACATCGACCACGGCAAGTCGACCCTTGCCGACCGGATGCTCCAGCTGACCGGTGTGGTCGAGCAGCGGCAGATGCGCGCTCAGTATCTGGACCGCATGGACATCGAGCGCGAGCGCGGCATCACCATCAAGTCCCAGGCCGTGCGTCTGCCCTGGGCCCCCACCGAGGGTGAGGGGCAGGGCCGGACCCACATCCTCAACATGATCGACACCCCGGGCCACGTGGACTTCACGTACGAGGTGTCCCGCTCGCTCGCCGCGTGCGAGGGCACGGTCCTCCTCGTCGACGCCGCCCAGGGCATCGAGGCGCAGACCCTCGCCAACCTCTACCTGGCGATGGAGAACGACCTCACCATCGTCCCGGTCCTCAACAAGATCGACCTTCCGGCCGCCCAGCCGGAGAAGTTCGCCGAGGAGCTGGCGAACCTGGTCGGCTGCGACCCGGACGACGTACTGCGGGTCTCGGCGAAGACGGGTCTCGGCGTCGAGGCGCTGCTCGACCGCGTGGTCAGGGAGGTCCCGGCGCCGGTGGGCGTCGCCGACGCCCCCGCCCGCGCGATGATCTTCGACTCGGTCTACGACTCCTACCGCGGTGTCGTCACCTACGTCCGTGTCATCGACGGCCAGCTCAACAAGCGCGAGCGCATCCGCATGATGTCCACCGGCGCGACCCACGAGCTGCTGGAGATCGGGACGAACTCGCCCGAGATGCTCCCGGCCGACGGTCTCGGCGTCGGCGAGGTCGGGTACCTGATCACGGGTGTGAAGGACGTCCGGCAGTCCAAGGTCGGTGACACCATCACCACCCTGCACAAGGGCGCCACGGAGGCCCTCGGCGGGTACAAGGACCCCAAGCCGATGGTGTTCTCCGGGCTCTACCCGCTCGACGGCTCCGACTACCCGGAGCTGCGCGACGCGCTCGACAAGCTCCAGCTCAACGACGCCGCGCTGGTCTACGAGCCGGAGACCTCCGCGGCCCTCGGCTTCGGCTTCCGCGTGGGCTTCCTCGGCCTGCTCCACCTCGACGTGATCCGTGAGCGGCTGGAGCGCGAGTTCGGCCTCGACCTCATCGCCACGGCGCCGAACGTGGTGTACCGGGTCCTCATGGAGGACGGCACCGAGCACACCGTCACCAACCCGAGCGAGTTCCCCGAGGGCAAGATCAGCGAGGTGTACGAGCCGGTCGTCCGCGCGACGATCCTCGCGCCCTCCGAGTTCATCGGCTCGATCATGGAGCTGTGCCAGACCCGCCGCGGCACCCTCCTCGGGATGGACTACCTCTCCGAGGACCGCGTCGAGATCCGCTACACGCTCCCGCTCGCCGAGATCGTCTTCGACTTCTTCGACCAGCTGAAGTCCAAGACCCGCGGCTACGCGTCCCTCGACTACGAGCCCACCGGCGAGCAGAGCAGCTCCCTGGTCAAGGTGGACATCCTGCTCCACGGCGACAAGGTCGACGCCTTCTCCGCCATCACGCACAAGGACGCGGCGTACGCGTACGGCGTGCGGCTCGTGGCGAAGCTGCGCGAGCTCATCCCGCGGCAGGCGTTCGAGGTGCCGATCCAGGCGGCCATCGGCTCCCGGGTCATCGCCCGCGAGACCATCCGCGCCATCCGCAAGGACGTCCTCGCCAAGTGCTACGGCGGCGACATCTCCCGCAAGCGGAAGCTGCTGGAGAAGCAGAAGGAAGGCAAGAAGCGGATGAAGATGGTCGGCTCCGTGGAGGTCCCGCAGGAGGCCTTCATCGCCGTCCTGTCCAGCGACGAGTCGGCGGGCAAGGGCAAGAAGTAA
- the rpsT gene encoding 30S ribosomal protein S20 encodes MANIKSQIKRNKTNEKARLRNKAVKSSLKTAIRKAREAAAAGDVEKAAVAVREASRKLDKAVSKGVIHKNAAANKKSALAARVATLQG; translated from the coding sequence GTGGCGAACATCAAGTCCCAGATCAAGCGGAACAAGACGAACGAGAAGGCGCGCCTGCGCAACAAGGCCGTCAAGTCGTCGCTCAAGACCGCGATCCGCAAGGCCCGTGAGGCTGCCGCCGCGGGTGACGTCGAGAAGGCCGCCGTGGCGGTCCGCGAGGCGTCCCGCAAGCTCGACAAGGCCGTCTCCAAGGGTGTCATCCACAAGAACGCCGCCGCCAACAAGAAGTCGGCGCTGGCTGCTCGGGTCGCCACCCTGCAGGGCTGA
- the holA gene encoding DNA polymerase III subunit delta has translation MAPKNPTDDPLAPVTLAVGQEDLLLDRAVQQVVAAARAADADTDVRDLTADQLQPGGLAELTSPSLFAERKVLIVRNAQDLAADTVKDVKAYLASPVEDISLVLLHPGGAKGKGLLDAARKAGAREVACPKTTKPAERLTFVRQEFRARGRSATPEACQALVDAIGSDLRELASAVSQLTADVEGTVDEAVVGRYYTGRAEASSFNVADRAVEGRTAEALEALRWSLSTGVAPVLITSALAQGVRAIGKLSSARGGRPADLARELGMPPWKIDRVRQQMRGWTPDGVAVALRAVAEADAGVKGGGDDPVYALEKAVVTIARAARSRR, from the coding sequence ATGGCTCCCAAGAACCCGACCGACGACCCGCTCGCCCCCGTCACCCTCGCCGTGGGCCAGGAGGACCTCCTCCTGGACCGCGCCGTCCAGCAGGTGGTGGCCGCGGCCCGGGCCGCCGACGCCGACACGGACGTCCGTGACCTGACCGCCGACCAGCTCCAGCCCGGCGGCCTCGCCGAGCTGACCAGCCCCTCGCTCTTCGCCGAGCGCAAGGTCCTGATCGTGCGCAACGCCCAGGACCTGGCCGCGGACACCGTCAAGGACGTCAAGGCGTACCTGGCCTCGCCCGTCGAGGACATCTCGCTCGTTCTCCTCCATCCCGGGGGAGCGAAGGGGAAGGGCCTCCTCGACGCCGCGCGGAAGGCGGGCGCCCGCGAGGTCGCCTGTCCCAAGACGACGAAGCCGGCGGAGCGTCTGACGTTCGTGCGGCAGGAGTTCCGAGCGCGGGGCAGGTCGGCCACGCCGGAGGCGTGCCAGGCGCTCGTCGACGCGATCGGCAGCGACCTGCGCGAGCTGGCCAGTGCCGTCTCCCAGCTCACGGCGGATGTCGAGGGCACGGTCGACGAGGCCGTCGTCGGCCGCTACTACACCGGCCGGGCCGAGGCGTCCAGTTTCAACGTCGCCGACCGGGCCGTGGAGGGCCGTACCGCCGAGGCGCTGGAGGCCCTGCGCTGGTCCCTGTCGACCGGCGTGGCTCCCGTGCTGATCACGAGCGCGTTGGCGCAGGGCGTGCGCGCCATCGGCAAGCTGTCGTCCGCGCGGGGAGGCCGGCCCGCCGACCTCGCCCGCGAGCTGGGCATGCCGCCCTGGAAGATCGACCGGGTGCGCCAGCAGATGCGGGGCTGGACGCCGGACGGGGTGGCCGTCGCCCTGCGGGCCGTCGCGGAGGCCGACGCGGGCGTCAAGGGAGGCGGGGACGATCCCGTGTACGCCCTGGAGAAGGCGGTCGTCACCATCGCCCGCGCCGCCCGCTCCCGCCGCTGA